Proteins found in one Sulfuricurvum sp. genomic segment:
- a CDS encoding succinyldiaminopimelate transaminase, whose amino-acid sequence MHFEPYPFEKLTQLLEGITPNPAYSPIALTIGEPQFETPAFIQKSLAKHSEELRRYPKTAGEMYLNDSMRGFVESRFGVKLKPNELISSFGTREVLFNFPQYYLFDKQSPVMAYTNPFYQIYEGAAIASRAKVIHLNLTEANGFKPHIDEDELALCDLVILNFPNNPTASVLSLEELGVWVKLALKHDFCLINDECYSEIYTAEKVPSLLEASLYVGNTSFKNVLVINSISKRSSAPGLRSGFIAGDAEILKGYAQYRTYVGCASPLPLQAAAAMAWADEVHVEAARKVYAANFKAAQEILGITTSDSTFYIWLKVDNALEFTQRLYREYNLKVLPGEFLARENARGENPGIGYIRIALVEETVRTINALNRLKEALK is encoded by the coding sequence TTGCATTTTGAACCGTACCCATTTGAAAAACTGACTCAGCTTTTAGAGGGAATCACCCCGAATCCCGCATACTCACCCATCGCATTGACGATCGGGGAACCGCAGTTCGAGACTCCGGCATTTATCCAAAAATCGCTGGCAAAGCATTCCGAAGAGCTGCGCCGATATCCGAAAACGGCAGGAGAAATGTACCTGAACGATTCGATGCGCGGTTTTGTTGAGAGCCGTTTCGGCGTCAAGCTCAAACCCAATGAACTGATAAGCTCGTTCGGGACGCGGGAAGTGCTTTTTAATTTCCCACAATATTATCTGTTTGACAAACAAAGTCCCGTGATGGCCTATACGAATCCGTTTTATCAGATTTACGAAGGGGCTGCAATCGCGTCACGTGCGAAAGTGATCCATCTGAACCTGACCGAAGCAAACGGTTTCAAACCCCACATCGATGAAGACGAACTGGCTCTATGCGATCTTGTGATTTTGAACTTTCCGAACAATCCGACGGCATCGGTGCTCAGTCTCGAAGAGTTGGGGGTGTGGGTCAAACTCGCACTCAAACACGATTTCTGTCTCATCAATGACGAGTGCTACAGTGAGATTTATACGGCAGAAAAAGTTCCTTCGCTCCTCGAAGCTTCACTCTATGTCGGGAACACCTCGTTTAAAAATGTCCTTGTTATCAACTCGATTTCCAAACGCTCTTCCGCACCGGGGCTTCGTAGCGGATTTATCGCGGGAGACGCTGAGATTTTAAAAGGGTACGCACAATACCGCACATACGTCGGATGCGCTTCTCCATTGCCTCTGCAAGCGGCGGCGGCAATGGCATGGGCGGATGAGGTCCATGTTGAAGCGGCACGCAAAGTGTATGCGGCGAATTTCAAAGCGGCACAGGAAATTTTAGGGATTACGACTTCGGATTCGACCTTTTATATCTGGCTGAAAGTCGATAATGCTTTGGAATTTACTCAGCGTCTGTATCGCGAGTACAATCTTAAAGTCCTTCCGGGAGAGTTTTTGGCCCGTGAGAATGCCCGAGGTGAAAATCCGGGGATCGGCTATATCCGTATCGCTCTCGTCGAAGAGACGGTACGTACCATTAATGCGCTCAATCGCCTAAAGGAGGCTTTAAAATGA
- a CDS encoding MarR family transcriptional regulator, with the protein MNRCECPTEESLGCLTNLSAMAARNYLSRKLALHGIDMTIEQFKVMVVLWKEGSSTQQNIADFVGKDKTSVTRLIAGLEKRSLIQRATDCQDKRCNLVTLTPQGIALEKPTMDVLAQATYDLHRGIDPEELVITLRVLKQMCLTLNYTIKESE; encoded by the coding sequence ATGAATCGATGCGAATGCCCGACCGAAGAGTCACTAGGTTGTCTAACCAACCTCTCCGCCATGGCTGCACGCAACTATCTCAGCCGTAAACTGGCTCTTCACGGAATCGATATGACGATTGAGCAGTTCAAAGTAATGGTCGTTTTATGGAAAGAAGGAAGTTCAACCCAGCAGAATATCGCTGATTTCGTCGGCAAGGACAAAACCAGCGTTACCCGCCTGATAGCAGGTTTGGAAAAACGCTCACTCATCCAAAGAGCGACCGATTGTCAGGATAAGCGATGCAATCTCGTCACCCTCACCCCTCAAGGAATTGCCCTTGAAAAACCAACGATGGATGTTTTGGCGCAAGCGACATACGATCTTCATCGAGGAATCGACCCTGAAGAACTCGTTATCACGCTGCGTGTCTTAAAACAAATGTGCCTAACCTTAAACTACACTATAAAGGAATCCGAATGA
- a CDS encoding endonuclease MutS2, with amino-acid sequence MSSLSSNLAELFGKLDLLAHISSLEQFFSREQNIAIPGDQERHFRFIQALDALEFKAPPKSVSFETIINHLKKQGVLRFEEIFELLKVVRYFRLMRNNDFPGMIGEWMGTIVIPETFSEIDEYFDHEGNFIESRDEELYKIAQRIKSIKTEINDSIKRLFHTQKLTPYLVDTQIHYVNDEECLLVRGGFNHVLKGSVVGRTGAGFFYVAPDAVLRSKEQLRYAMQERETKLYEYAKRFSSKLSNLVPFIGFIDREFERYDHYQARVLFARARDFAILKPQNNADIVLEEFSHPAIHKPKPISVDFRSNLLMITGVNAGGKTMLLKSLLSASLMAKYLIPMKINPHKSRIGSFKRIEAVIDDPQSVSNDISTFAGRMVQFSHLFEHKSALVGVDEIELGTDSDEAAALFAIVLDELIKRGQKIIVTTHHKRLAALMADRDDVELMAALYDEERRLPTYEFLQGVIGKSYAFETASRYGINPAIITRAKALYGENHEKLSVLIERGSELERELKRKNREADERLESLKAQESALKEAREHLRTELDAEKAKLRAGYDEAVREAKEAARGMDMAAIHRQLNKAQAKLPKPEPIKIAEPELIRYEVGQAVKYRTQRGTVVSVGAKDAMIEVEGMRLRVKLTDLKPSGNLPKKPKVTVTSQVDQKSGLKLDLHGLRGEEACERMDKFLSDALLQGFDEVIIYHGIGTGKLSFAVKEFLKEHPSVKSFSDAPQHLGGFGAKIVRL; translated from the coding sequence ATGAGTTCACTCTCCTCTAACCTCGCCGAGCTTTTCGGCAAGCTCGATCTTCTCGCCCATATCTCCTCGTTAGAGCAGTTTTTTTCCAGAGAACAAAATATCGCCATCCCCGGAGATCAGGAACGCCATTTCCGCTTTATCCAAGCCCTCGATGCGTTGGAATTTAAAGCTCCACCGAAAAGTGTATCGTTTGAAACCATCATCAACCATTTGAAAAAACAGGGTGTTTTGCGCTTTGAAGAGATTTTCGAACTCCTCAAAGTGGTTCGTTATTTTAGACTGATGCGCAACAACGATTTTCCGGGCATGATCGGCGAATGGATGGGGACGATCGTCATTCCCGAGACGTTTAGCGAGATCGATGAGTATTTCGACCATGAGGGGAACTTTATCGAATCGCGCGATGAGGAACTCTATAAAATTGCACAGCGGATCAAATCGATCAAAACGGAGATCAACGACTCCATCAAACGGCTCTTTCATACCCAAAAACTCACCCCGTATCTCGTGGACACCCAAATCCACTATGTCAATGATGAAGAGTGTCTGCTCGTGCGCGGCGGGTTCAACCATGTCCTCAAAGGCTCCGTCGTCGGACGGACGGGAGCGGGATTTTTCTATGTTGCCCCTGATGCGGTATTGCGTTCCAAAGAGCAGCTGCGCTACGCGATGCAAGAGCGTGAAACTAAACTTTACGAATATGCGAAACGCTTTAGCTCTAAGCTTTCGAATCTCGTCCCATTCATCGGATTTATCGACCGCGAGTTTGAACGGTATGACCACTATCAGGCGCGGGTGTTGTTTGCGCGTGCACGAGATTTTGCGATCCTCAAACCCCAAAACAACGCCGATATCGTCCTCGAAGAGTTCTCTCATCCCGCGATCCATAAACCCAAACCGATCAGTGTCGATTTCCGCTCCAACCTCCTGATGATTACGGGGGTCAATGCGGGGGGTAAAACGATGCTCCTAAAATCGCTCCTCTCGGCGAGTCTGATGGCGAAATATCTCATCCCGATGAAGATCAATCCGCACAAATCGCGGATCGGAAGTTTCAAACGGATCGAGGCGGTCATCGACGATCCCCAAAGCGTCAGCAACGATATTTCGACATTTGCAGGACGGATGGTGCAGTTCAGCCATCTCTTCGAGCATAAAAGTGCCCTTGTCGGGGTCGACGAGATCGAACTGGGAACCGACAGTGACGAAGCGGCGGCACTCTTTGCCATCGTTCTCGATGAACTGATCAAACGCGGTCAGAAGATCATCGTCACCACCCACCATAAACGCCTCGCCGCACTGATGGCCGATCGGGACGACGTGGAACTGATGGCGGCACTCTATGATGAAGAGCGGCGTTTGCCGACCTATGAGTTTTTGCAAGGGGTGATCGGGAAGAGTTACGCGTTTGAGACGGCGTCACGCTACGGGATTAACCCTGCCATCATCACCCGTGCCAAAGCGCTTTACGGCGAAAATCACGAAAAACTGAGCGTCCTGATCGAGCGGGGAAGCGAGCTGGAACGCGAACTGAAGCGAAAAAACCGCGAAGCGGATGAGCGGCTCGAATCGCTCAAAGCACAGGAAAGTGCCCTCAAAGAGGCGCGGGAACATCTGAGAACGGAGTTGGATGCCGAAAAAGCGAAGCTCCGTGCAGGGTATGACGAAGCGGTACGCGAGGCCAAAGAGGCGGCACGCGGAATGGACATGGCGGCGATTCATAGACAGCTCAACAAAGCACAGGCGAAACTCCCTAAGCCCGAGCCGATCAAAATCGCCGAACCCGAACTGATCCGTTACGAAGTAGGGCAGGCGGTCAAATACCGAACCCAGCGCGGTACGGTAGTGAGTGTCGGAGCCAAAGATGCGATGATCGAGGTTGAGGGGATGCGCCTACGGGTCAAACTAACCGATCTCAAACCGAGCGGAAATCTCCCGAAAAAACCGAAGGTGACGGTCACGTCGCAGGTGGATCAAAAGAGCGGTCTCAAACTCGATCTTCACGGATTACGCGGCGAGGAAGCGTGCGAAAGGATGGATAAATTTCTTTCCGATGCACTCTTGCAGGGGTTTGATGAGGTGATTATCTATCATGGTATCGGAACGGGGAAACTATCTTTTGCTGTCAAAGAGTTTTTAAAAGAACATCCGAGTGTCAAGAGCTTCAGCGATGCTCCTCAGCATTTGGGAGGATTCGGGGCGAAAATCGTTCGGTTGTAG
- the ligA gene encoding NAD-dependent DNA ligase LigA — protein MTYTEYQSTVEQLKKYSYHYYVLDDPITTDEEYDILYHKVVAYEHEHPNDIIPDSPTQRVGDVPQDKFDKAQHLNRMWSLEDLFNREELETWVNRITKSYGDVVFYCEPKFDGASLNLIYENGVLTQAITRGDGVEGEDVTQNAKTIQSIPLSIGYSERIEIRGEVVIFKDDFEKINEERLRNGESLFANPRNAAAGSLRQLDTRITASRRLVFMPYGIGSNTLEIKNLSERMEWVYALGFRNPHMTHLCKSADQIETFYHEMRVERDNFAMLLDGMVIKVDSISVQDELGYTVKTPRWAAAYKFPAIEKLTTLREVIMQVGRSGVVTPVAIVEPVDIEGVTVERSTLHNFDEITRKDIRIGDKVIILRSGDVIPKIVKVITAERTGNEQIIPRPLHCPVCGSELLDEGALIKCQNLGCEARVVNSIIYFASKQCLNIDGLGDKIVEALHQSGLVREVSDLFSLTMDQLLSLEGFKEKKSRNLIEAIAAVKGCDCWRFINALGIEHIGEVASKTLCGAFGTAFDTATREEILALEGFGGEMVESILEFVRVNSDKIETLRAILNPVAPVKVEAVENPFKGKSVVITGSMSVPRDAIKAILEELGAKVASSVSKKTDYVVYGEDAGSKYDKAVELGVTLLTESEFRALTPLSDGASATQGSSVEPKYSLFD, from the coding sequence ATGACATATACCGAATACCAAAGTACTGTAGAACAACTCAAAAAATATTCTTATCACTATTATGTTCTCGATGACCCCATCACAACGGATGAGGAGTATGACATCCTCTATCACAAAGTCGTGGCATACGAGCACGAACATCCCAATGATATTATCCCCGATTCTCCGACACAGCGGGTAGGGGACGTCCCTCAGGATAAGTTTGACAAAGCACAGCATCTCAACCGAATGTGGAGTTTGGAAGACCTGTTTAACCGTGAAGAGCTGGAGACATGGGTCAACCGCATTACGAAAAGCTACGGTGACGTCGTATTTTACTGTGAGCCGAAATTCGACGGAGCGAGCCTGAACCTGATCTATGAGAACGGCGTACTCACTCAGGCGATCACCCGAGGCGACGGAGTCGAAGGGGAAGACGTCACCCAAAATGCCAAAACGATCCAGAGTATCCCTTTGTCGATCGGCTATTCGGAGCGAATAGAGATTCGGGGGGAAGTCGTTATTTTCAAAGACGATTTTGAAAAGATCAATGAAGAACGCTTACGCAACGGCGAATCGCTGTTTGCCAACCCGCGCAACGCGGCGGCAGGGAGCCTGCGTCAGCTCGATACCCGCATCACTGCGTCACGCCGACTCGTATTTATGCCCTATGGGATAGGTTCAAACACCTTGGAAATCAAAAATCTGAGCGAGCGGATGGAGTGGGTGTATGCTCTGGGATTTCGTAATCCGCATATGACCCATTTGTGCAAAAGTGCGGATCAGATCGAGACCTTTTACCATGAGATGCGTGTGGAGCGGGATAATTTTGCGATGCTCCTCGATGGTATGGTGATTAAGGTCGATTCGATTAGTGTACAGGACGAGCTGGGATATACGGTTAAAACCCCCCGTTGGGCGGCGGCGTACAAATTCCCCGCCATCGAAAAACTGACAACCCTGCGCGAGGTCATCATGCAAGTCGGGCGCAGCGGTGTCGTGACCCCCGTCGCCATCGTCGAGCCGGTCGATATCGAAGGGGTGACGGTCGAGCGCTCGACACTCCATAATTTCGACGAGATCACACGTAAAGATATCCGCATCGGGGATAAGGTGATCATCCTGCGCAGCGGTGACGTCATTCCCAAAATCGTGAAAGTCATTACGGCGGAGCGGACGGGAAATGAGCAGATCATTCCTCGTCCGCTTCACTGTCCCGTGTGCGGATCCGAGCTTCTCGATGAGGGGGCATTGATCAAATGCCAAAACCTCGGGTGCGAAGCACGGGTTGTCAATTCGATCATCTATTTTGCTTCCAAACAATGCCTTAACATCGACGGATTGGGGGATAAAATCGTTGAGGCGCTTCATCAGTCGGGATTGGTGAGAGAGGTGAGCGATCTTTTCAGTCTCACGATGGATCAGCTCCTTTCATTGGAAGGGTTCAAAGAGAAAAAGAGCCGTAACCTGATCGAGGCGATCGCGGCGGTAAAAGGGTGTGACTGCTGGCGGTTTATCAATGCACTCGGAATCGAACATATCGGTGAAGTGGCATCCAAAACACTGTGTGGAGCCTTTGGAACCGCATTTGATACGGCAACGCGCGAAGAGATTCTGGCACTGGAGGGATTCGGAGGGGAGATGGTCGAATCGATCCTCGAATTTGTCCGTGTCAATAGCGACAAGATCGAAACACTGCGTGCGATTTTAAATCCTGTCGCACCCGTCAAAGTTGAAGCGGTCGAAAATCCGTTTAAAGGCAAAAGCGTTGTCATCACCGGATCGATGAGTGTACCGCGCGACGCGATCAAAGCGATACTGGAAGAACTAGGGGCAAAAGTCGCCTCATCGGTCTCGAAAAAAACCGACTATGTGGTGTACGGAGAAGATGCGGGGAGCAAGTACGATAAGGCGGTAGAACTGGGTGTCACTTTGCTCACCGAGAGTGAGTTTCGTGCCTTAACGCCGCTTTCCGATGGTGCTTCGGCGACGCAGGGGAGCAGTGTAGAGCCAAAATATAGTCTTTTTGATTAG
- a CDS encoding polysaccharide deacetylase family protein — protein MLRLFLLAVAFIGSLWGVTVEKKVPILCYHRFGTEVVDSMTIKTSAFTEQMEWLKTNGYTVIPLDTAAAYLEGKVKTIPAKSVVITVDDGHKSVYTDLAPIVKKYKIPVTLFIYPSAISNAKYAMTWEQLHELESTKLFHVESHTYWHPNFNHEKKKLSPEEYAKFVDKQLGGAKKKLEERMGHEIKYLAWVFGIYDDALLVDAKKAGYEMAFTIDRRHTASSANMMAQGRYMVISKHDIKAFENMVNGAEEKSAHGKKEAVVY, from the coding sequence ATGCTACGATTGTTTTTGCTTGCAGTTGCATTTATAGGTTCGTTATGGGGTGTAACGGTTGAGAAAAAAGTTCCGATTTTGTGTTATCACCGTTTCGGAACTGAGGTTGTTGATTCGATGACAATTAAAACCTCTGCTTTTACGGAACAGATGGAGTGGCTCAAAACAAACGGTTATACGGTTATCCCTCTTGATACCGCAGCGGCGTATCTGGAAGGCAAAGTAAAAACAATTCCCGCAAAATCAGTTGTCATTACCGTTGATGACGGTCATAAAAGCGTTTATACCGATCTGGCTCCGATCGTCAAAAAATACAAAATCCCGGTGACGCTGTTCATCTATCCAAGCGCGATCTCCAATGCCAAGTATGCGATGACGTGGGAACAGCTGCATGAGCTCGAATCGACCAAACTGTTTCATGTAGAATCTCACACTTATTGGCATCCGAATTTCAACCATGAGAAGAAAAAACTCTCACCCGAAGAGTATGCTAAGTTTGTCGATAAACAGCTCGGCGGTGCGAAGAAAAAACTCGAAGAACGCATGGGACACGAGATCAAATATCTTGCATGGGTATTCGGTATTTACGATGATGCTCTGCTGGTGGATGCGAAAAAAGCAGGTTATGAGATGGCATTTACGATTGATCGCCGTCATACCGCTTCGAGTGCTAACATGATGGCTCAAGGGCGTTATATGGTGATTAGCAAGCATGATATTAAAGCGTTCGAAAATATGGTAAACGGAGCGGAAGAAAAAAGTGCACACGGGAAAAAAGAGGCAGTAGTTTACTAA
- a CDS encoding tetratricopeptide repeat protein, translated as MFKSLFRPLLNAINFKQLEKSAEQGDADAQNKLGVMYHLGSYVPKDYKKAVYWYTKAAHQAHSQAEANLGEMYEYGLGITRDDEKAVLWYTKAAQQGEANAQNALGWMYEKGKGVEQNYVEAVNWYRKAALEGEADAQYNLGVMYDSGKGVNRDYIQTLIWFRKAAEQEYAPAQTSLGMMYAQGHGVAQDMCIALEWYQKAADQGYVLAQRLLGDYYETEKNIKKALYWYLLAAQKGEATAQTNLGLMYGVGQDIMKNSIISYALLEMASAGGNETAKDIRYVIAKELNSDQIKEAHSLTKEPEELWKRIESTVQE; from the coding sequence GTGTTCAAATCTCTCTTTCGTCCTTTGTTAAATGCCATAAACTTCAAGCAATTGGAGAAGAGTGCTGAACAGGGAGATGCTGATGCACAAAATAAACTGGGTGTCATGTACCATCTAGGCTCCTACGTTCCCAAAGATTATAAAAAAGCCGTTTATTGGTATACCAAAGCGGCTCACCAAGCCCATTCCCAAGCAGAAGCCAATTTAGGGGAAATGTACGAATACGGGTTAGGGATTACACGCGATGATGAAAAGGCTGTCCTCTGGTACACCAAAGCCGCACAACAGGGTGAGGCAAATGCCCAAAATGCTCTGGGATGGATGTATGAAAAAGGCAAAGGGGTTGAACAAAACTATGTCGAAGCCGTAAATTGGTACCGCAAAGCCGCACTGGAAGGGGAGGCTGACGCACAGTATAATCTCGGGGTGATGTACGATTCGGGCAAAGGGGTTAACCGAGATTACATCCAGACGTTGATTTGGTTTCGAAAAGCTGCGGAGCAGGAATATGCTCCCGCTCAAACGAGTCTGGGGATGATGTATGCGCAGGGGCATGGTGTCGCACAAGATATGTGTATCGCCCTAGAATGGTATCAAAAAGCCGCAGATCAAGGATATGTCCTTGCGCAGAGATTGCTGGGGGATTACTATGAAACCGAGAAAAATATTAAAAAAGCGTTATATTGGTATTTGCTAGCAGCACAAAAGGGAGAAGCGACTGCCCAAACCAATCTTGGGCTGATGTATGGTGTCGGACAGGATATCATGAAAAATTCGATTATATCCTATGCGCTGCTGGAAATGGCGTCAGCCGGCGGAAACGAAACGGCGAAAGATATCCGATATGTGATTGCAAAAGAGCTTAATTCCGACCAGATCAAAGAAGCCCATTCGCTGACCAAAGAACCTGAAGAGTTATGGAAACGGATTGAGAGTACGGTTCAAGAGTGA
- a CDS encoding TlyA family RNA methyltransferase, producing the protein MRLDSFLVEQGLVESRNKAQQLIKEHAVSVDGKIVDKVSFDVTEGMDVNVADTEMYVSRAAIKLKGFLPYTGWDLKNLRALDIGSSTGGFSQVLLENDVSSVTCVDVGSDQLHPSLRGDARISLYENTDIRTFSSEVPFEIVTCDVAFIPLELILESIDRLASNYIVLLFKPQFQVGREVKRDKNGVVKDDKAIGKAMIRFEDTCALMGWKCIAKEVAHISGKEGNQETCYAFIKG; encoded by the coding sequence ATGAGACTTGATAGTTTTTTAGTAGAACAAGGGCTGGTTGAGAGCCGGAATAAAGCGCAGCAGCTGATAAAAGAGCATGCGGTAAGCGTAGATGGAAAGATTGTCGATAAAGTTTCTTTTGACGTTACCGAAGGGATGGACGTCAACGTTGCAGATACGGAGATGTATGTGAGCCGTGCTGCAATTAAGCTCAAAGGATTCCTCCCGTATACCGGATGGGATTTAAAAAACCTGCGGGCATTGGATATCGGATCGAGTACAGGCGGGTTTTCCCAAGTGCTTTTAGAAAATGACGTTTCAAGTGTAACCTGTGTCGATGTTGGGAGTGATCAGCTTCATCCGAGTCTGCGGGGTGATGCACGCATCAGCCTTTATGAAAATACCGATATACGGACATTTTCGAGTGAAGTGCCGTTTGAGATTGTCACCTGTGATGTGGCGTTTATCCCGTTGGAACTGATACTCGAATCAATCGATCGGTTGGCATCCAACTATATTGTCCTCCTCTTTAAACCGCAGTTCCAAGTGGGACGTGAAGTCAAACGGGATAAAAACGGCGTGGTCAAAGATGACAAAGCCATCGGTAAAGCAATGATCCGTTTTGAAGATACGTGTGCTTTGATGGGATGGAAGTGTATTGCAAAAGAGGTAGCCCACATCAGCGGCAAAGAGGGAAATCAGGAGACATGTTATGCCTTTATCAAAGGTTGA
- the murC gene encoding UDP-N-acetylmuramate--L-alanine ligase: MKIHFIGIGGIGISGLAKYMRFSGHEVSGSDMKATHITQRLIDRGIKVFIGHDAANIPEGCELVIHSAIIRPTNSEIVEAHRRGIEVLHRRDALLRILSEKKVYAVCGAHGKSTTTAILAAIMDGSAIIGAESKGFGSNVRYDGSTDVMLFEADESDGSFLNSNPYCSIVTNAEPEHMEYYNYNIDEFHSAYKRFIEMGSIRVINAEDPFMATLTCDALRLYPSVDITNITYILIDDEPYTRFHLKGFGEFEVWGFGEHIAMDASLAIMAAAQTMSIASIRAHLLNFRGIKKRFDVIFKGSDRVIIDDYAHHPTEIKATMQSIKTYTELKGFDRTVAIWQPHKYSRTIDNLDAFVECFEGCDELIILPVWAASEEPREIDFEGRFGRYNLIMADKLHREGDTIQVIVADEVVKTYDKNVIVGFGAGDLTYQLRGTK, from the coding sequence ATGAAAATTCATTTTATCGGCATCGGCGGTATCGGCATTTCTGGATTGGCAAAATATATGCGTTTCAGCGGACATGAAGTGAGCGGTTCGGATATGAAAGCCACCCATATCACACAACGTCTTATTGATCGCGGGATCAAAGTCTTTATCGGGCACGATGCGGCAAATATTCCGGAGGGGTGCGAGCTGGTAATCCATTCGGCGATTATCCGACCGACCAACTCTGAGATTGTTGAAGCGCACCGTCGCGGTATCGAAGTACTTCATCGCCGCGACGCATTGCTGCGAATCCTGAGCGAGAAAAAAGTGTATGCCGTATGCGGTGCACACGGTAAAAGTACGACGACGGCTATTTTGGCGGCGATTATGGACGGAAGTGCGATTATCGGTGCGGAGTCCAAGGGATTCGGTTCCAACGTACGATATGACGGAAGTACGGACGTTATGCTTTTCGAAGCGGATGAATCAGATGGCAGTTTTCTCAACTCCAACCCGTACTGCTCGATCGTGACCAATGCGGAACCGGAACATATGGAGTATTACAACTACAACATCGATGAGTTCCATAGCGCCTACAAGCGTTTTATTGAGATGGGAAGCATTCGGGTTATCAATGCCGAAGATCCTTTTATGGCCACATTGACATGCGATGCCCTGCGCCTGTATCCGAGTGTCGATATCACCAATATTACCTACATTTTAATCGATGACGAACCGTATACCCGTTTCCATCTCAAAGGGTTCGGAGAGTTTGAAGTATGGGGATTCGGTGAACACATCGCGATGGATGCGTCATTGGCAATCATGGCGGCAGCGCAGACGATGAGTATCGCTTCTATCCGTGCCCATTTGCTCAACTTCCGCGGAATCAAAAAGCGCTTTGACGTGATTTTCAAAGGAAGCGATCGTGTGATCATTGACGATTACGCCCATCATCCGACGGAGATCAAAGCGACAATGCAGTCCATCAAAACTTATACAGAATTAAAAGGATTTGATCGTACCGTTGCAATCTGGCAGCCGCACAAATACTCCCGTACGATCGATAACCTCGATGCGTTTGTAGAGTGTTTCGAAGGGTGTGACGAGTTGATTATCCTTCCGGTATGGGCAGCGAGCGAAGAGCCTCGCGAGATCGATTTTGAGGGACGTTTCGGACGTTATAACCTCATTATGGCCGATAAACTTCATCGTGAAGGGGATACGATCCAAGTAATTGTCGCAGATGAAGTAGTGAAAACGTACGATAAAAACGTGATCGTCGGATTCGGAGCAGGAGATTTGACCTATCAGCTGCGGGGAACAAAGTGA
- a CDS encoding FAD-dependent oxidoreductase, with amino-acid sequence MRSIHVVIIGGGYGGIRAMEHLTHHSQIAITLIDKNPYHYMQAEVYDFIANKVDMSHIMIDLPSLCKSFGLVEFVCDEIISIDTPASIISTGTRKIHYDYLIIATGSRTYFPDFITGLREHSHGVKSVPAALYFKQQFERALLNRIDAQKQGCDVQPFNIVIGGAGLSGVEIAAEMAAYANKFYKNGNFGCRGIDVYLIDAYESILFGMDPFLIESAFERLTHLGVHVWHNNRISEVRANEILLDNGKTLGFEFMIFTGGIAASTITQYLGFETNTKGHLIVDEMLNIPSHENIYAIGDITQALNEEGKFIPPTAQLAERGAEHAARNILRSLKGKAKRPFRFKNQGVMIALGGEYGAGLLPGGIKVKGYLAFLIKKTIFWLYTAPLRRRSTIGKRR; translated from the coding sequence ATGCGATCAATTCATGTGGTAATCATCGGAGGGGGGTATGGCGGTATCCGTGCTATGGAGCATCTCACCCATCACAGTCAAATCGCTATTACCCTGATTGATAAAAACCCTTACCACTATATGCAAGCCGAAGTGTATGATTTTATTGCCAACAAGGTCGACATGTCTCATATCATGATCGATCTCCCGTCTCTGTGCAAAAGTTTCGGGTTGGTGGAATTTGTATGCGATGAGATCATCTCTATCGATACTCCCGCTTCGATCATCTCAACCGGGACTCGAAAAATCCACTACGATTATTTGATTATCGCGACTGGAAGCCGAACCTATTTTCCCGATTTTATCACCGGTCTTCGTGAGCATTCGCACGGCGTTAAAAGTGTCCCTGCCGCCCTCTATTTTAAACAGCAATTTGAAAGAGCCCTGCTCAACCGGATTGACGCCCAAAAACAAGGCTGTGACGTACAGCCTTTTAATATCGTTATCGGCGGAGCCGGGTTGTCGGGCGTCGAAATAGCCGCAGAAATGGCGGCCTATGCCAATAAGTTTTATAAAAACGGTAATTTCGGATGCCGCGGTATCGACGTTTACCTCATCGATGCGTATGAAAGTATCCTCTTCGGTATGGATCCTTTTCTGATTGAGAGTGCCTTTGAGCGTCTCACCCATCTCGGGGTTCATGTCTGGCATAACAATCGCATCAGCGAAGTGCGTGCCAATGAAATTCTCCTCGATAACGGCAAAACTCTCGGGTTTGAATTTATGATTTTTACCGGAGGGATCGCCGCATCGACTATCACCCAATATCTGGGGTTTGAAACCAATACCAAAGGGCATTTGATCGTCGATGAGATGCTCAACATCCCTTCGCATGAGAATATCTATGCGATAGGCGACATTACCCAAGCGCTGAACGAAGAGGGCAAATTCATCCCTCCGACCGCCCAACTCGCAGAACGGGGGGCGGAACACGCCGCACGCAATATCCTCCGTTCACTCAAAGGAAAAGCAAAACGGCCGTTCCGTTTTAAAAATCAGGGGGTGATGATCGCCCTCGGAGGAGAATACGGAGCGGGATTATTGCCGGGCGGGATCAAGGTAAAAGGGTATCTCGCTTTTCTAATCAAAAAGACTATATTTTGGCTCTACACTGCTCCCCTGCGTCGCCGAAGCACCATCGGAAAGCGGCGTTAA